The genomic stretch GCTTCTTGCGTATGTGAAGGCGGCGGACAAGACAGATTGATGGAGGGACACCTGTTCGCTGAAGGCGAATTTCTGCGGGCATGACCAACGCGGTAGGGTCCCCAGCCAAGTCGTGAGGATACTCCATTATCCGCCGGAACCCATAGGACTCCCTCGACCAGATCACACAAGTTGCTACAAAAATGTCGCTTTTTCTGCTGGGGAATGGCGGCCACGGAACGGAGGGAGTGGGTCCAAAACGGCTTGCCTGGGGACCTCGGATTCTCACATCATTTCAAGGGCTTAGAAGAAAATCCTTGAAATTCCCTCTGTTTTCCCGCCGCGAGCGACCGTGGATACCACCTTTGTGCCCTGGCTTTGGGCATCAGTCAACGGGACGGGTACAGCGCCAATTGTTTACGATTTTCAGATCTCCCCTTGCGGTTCCGTAGCAATTAAGTGTGCGGCAGCTATACCCCGCCATTTCGGTCACGGAAGCCACCTGTCCTCTCAACCCAACGCAGACATCGCTCACGGCTACCTCGCTTCGTCTGTGCCACAAGCACACACTAAGGTTGTTAAGCTTGTCCAGTCTCGCCGCGGGCAGGGGCAACGAGGAGACCCGACGGAGGTTTGTCGTCACCACGACAATCCCGGTCCGAGGCCACGTCTTCACCTCGGATAGCCATTCCACCGGAGATGCTGCCGTGGTGGCTTCTCATCAACAAAGGCGGCAGCCACAAGGAGGATGCCCTGGACGTCGTCACGTGGTGGGTGTCAAGAATAGCAGCGACTTCGTGATGGCTGCGGGAATAAGCGACGCCAGTTCGCGCACGGTCTCGCCAAAAAGATGTGCGTTGGTACCGCCGCCGAGTTAACTTGATTTAACGAAAAAATCCTTGCAACAAATCATAGCGCACGGTAGTTATTCGGTCGGGCCTGGCCCATGAGATCGCCTTTGCGGTCGCCCAAAAGCCTCCGTGGAAACATCGGAGGCTTTTTGAGTCTTAGACCTTCCGTTCGACATTCTCAAAGCAGCTATATTTGGATCCGAGCATCGGCCGCTCGTCTTCCCTGATAAGACAGTCGATTAGCTTTCCGTCCTGGGTCAGGCGCTGGTAAGGACGATTGTGGGCGTTATAGCCTCCCATGCAGATCGGCCATAGATACAGATCCGCCAGTTGCGCCATCGGCGAAGTCTTCTGCTTGGTCTTGAACTCGTAAAGCGTCTGGCTTAATTGCTCAGTGGTCAATGGGCCGTACTTATGGGAATTGTCCTTAGCAAAGGGCATTCCTTCCGTTTTCAGAGCCTTGTAATAGCCCTCAAGGTTCGCATCTTCAGCCTTGTTGCAGCGCTCAGGGTGCACGCGCAGCTTCAAGCCCTGCGTGATCGCATATTTCGCGGCCCGTTCGACGACGACGGCGAATGCAGTTTTGCAGAGCATCCAAGGATTTTGCTTGTACTGCTCGAGATATCGACCGCAGTATCCGGGACGGTCGACGGTGCACGCGATACCGACTACGGGCGCCTCTCGCATCAGATTGTAAAGTTCCTCGTAGAACGCTTCTAGCTTGTCATTCTCCCAGCCCCGCAGGAAATCAAAGTTTTCGTTCTGCGACCTTATTTCCGAAGAATGCAAGGGGGCGGTGATTCCCCATTTCTGGCAGAACCTTACGTGAAGGTCTCGAGCGAGGTCCTCTTCGTCACTTCGAACTAGGATGCCACCAAGTGCGAACCAGTCGTACCCGTGCGCCGCTTTCTTCCCTACCTTGCGGGTTGGATGTCTAGTTCCAGAATCGTCGAGATAGAGGTTCAAAGTGACGGGCAAGGCATTCTCATGTGGCAGTCGACGAGTTTCGCGGTCGGCAGAAGGTCAAGTACAGCGGCCAGATCTTCGTTCAGCACCAAAAAGGGCATCCTGTCCGTCTGGTAGTAATGTGCGAGGTGATACCTGTGATTGCCGCCCTGCAGGCTGCCAACACGGTTGATCAGCGGAGGAGTAACAGGCAGTCCCTGAAGCCAACGAAAAGCGGTCCCCTCACTCCCAGGCTTATACTTCTTGTGCCAGGAACCCTTGTCGCGGCTAGAGTGGTGCGTCAACTTGCCATGGACATCGGCCACGTCGGCTTCGATTAATGTGAACTTGTCTCCCGGATGCAAATCAGGGTCGTCACCATCGTAGGCTAGATAGAGGTGTGCGGGATCCAGATCCCACTGCGCCGTCAGATCAGCGGGAGGCGTAACGAGATCCTTGCTCCACTTGACCCGCTCCGCTAGTTCATCGGCTCGAGACATCGAATTCCTCACTTAATCTACCACCGATCATATCCATAGCGACGATGGTGATCAGCCCCTTTCGGATCAACCTATTAATTTCGTCTGCGGACATCGCTGTTCGTATCCAATAACTCCCAGGCGGCGCAAGCATTGCCTCGGCTTGAGCACTCTCTCGGTTGTAGCAAACGTCCTCCTCCTCACGTCGCCGGCCCCTTAGCGGATGATTTCCATTTTTGCGGCGTATCGGCCCATCTATCAGTCCCTCCGTCACCCGACCTGATAATGA from Pseudorhizobium banfieldiae encodes the following:
- a CDS encoding DUF3800 domain-containing protein: MPVTLNLYLDDSGTRHPTRKVGKKAAHGYDWFALGGILVRSDEEDLARDLHVRFCQKWGITAPLHSSEIRSQNENFDFLRGWENDKLEAFYEELYNLMREAPVVGIACTVDRPGYCGRYLEQYKQNPWMLCKTAFAVVVERAAKYAITQGLKLRVHPERCNKAEDANLEGYYKALKTEGMPFAKDNSHKYGPLTTEQLSQTLYEFKTKQKTSPMAQLADLYLWPICMGGYNAHNRPYQRLTQDGKLIDCLIREDERPMLGSKYSCFENVERKV